A genome region from Tenebrio molitor chromosome 4, icTenMoli1.1, whole genome shotgun sequence includes the following:
- the Dbx gene encoding homeobox protein DBX1-A gives MFQNTLHLMNREKMLKGYSNTSPFSMDNLLATGKISPENLEINTDDRKELKSSPSPAETTRSEEDRLTPTSEKSDVFVRFNNCLKGRICSNCGRLECNFFQCRINSDIKDTKPVLKFSVSAILGDEHHQQQRSNQQNENLLHVTPPSLLGLSYLSNHATSIAKPVASRPHFNPHLLLAHCRPQPYLTVTTPVSGTQSAVFPLPGTFPWAHSGRGKPRRGMMRRAVFSDLQRKGLERRFQIQKYISKPDRKKLAEKLGLKDSQVKIWFQNRRMKWRNSKERELLAAGGSREQTLPNKNNPHPDLSDADGDKPKLDLTDVQDISPVNSPEREGNGGHCGVPVQNYQIYDGVDYESSNDSDEEINVT, from the exons ATGTTCCAAAACACCCTCCACCTGATGAACCGCGAGAAGATGCTCAAGGGCTACAGCAACACCAGCCCCTTCTCGATGGACAACCTCCTCGCCACCGGCAAGATCTCGCCCGAGAACCTCGAGATCAACACCGACGACCGGAAGGAGCTGAAGAGCTCCCCAAGCCCGGCCGAGACCACCCGGAGCGAAGAGGACCGGCTGACGCCGACGTCGGAGAAGAGCGACGTCTTCGTCCGGTTCAACAACTGCCTGAAGGGCCGCATCTGCTCGAACTGTGGACGTTTAGAGTGCAACTTCTTTCAGTGCCGAATTAACAGTGACATCAAGGACACCAAGCCGGTGCTCAAGTTCAGTGTTAGTGCGATCCTCGGCGACGAGCACCACCAGCAGCAGAGGAGTAACCAACAGAACg AGAATTTGCTGCATGTGACGCCGCCGAGTCTACTGGGACTGTCCTACCTCAGCAACCACGCGACGTCGATAGCGAAGCCGGTGGCCAGCAGGCCGCACTTCAACCCGCACCTCCTGCTGGCCCATTGCAGGCCGCAGCCCTATCTGACAG TGACGACGCCCGTTTCTGGAACCCAGTCCGCCGTGTTCCCCCTGCCGGGGACGTTCCCGTGGGCGCACAGCGGCAGAGGAAAGCCTCGACGCGGTATGATGAGGCGCGCCGTCTTCAGCGACCTACAAAGGAAAGGCCTCGAGAGGAGATTCCAGATCCAGAAGTACATCAGCAAGCCGGACAGGAAGAAACTCGCCGAAAAACTGGGCCTTAAAGACAGTCAA GTGAAAATCTGGTTCCAAAACCGCAGAATGAAATGGCGGAACTCCAAAGAGAGGGAGCTGCTGGCCGCCGGTGGTTCCCGGGAGCAGACGCTCCCCAACAAGAACAACCCCCATCCGGACCTAAGCGACGCCGACGGCGACAAGCCCAAGCTGGATCTGACAGACGTGCAGGATATCTCGCCGGTGAACTCCCCCGAACGGGAGGGGAACGGGGGCCACTGCGGCGTCCCCGTCCAGAACTACCAGATCTACGACGGGGTGGACTACGAAAGTTCCAACGACAGCGACGAAGAGATCAACGTCACATGA
- the snsl gene encoding uncharacterized protein snsl isoform X2 has product MLKCQFHGENRILYLTDEREVAHSLIVPDEIPTILSVIYSNIPVLKKGTDSRIGWGFRLGDRADFQVMVELGPQKYTQPLGNQGGGGDNNRKRNTADTFSDTLYAQRQKDKQISDTDGGRWLEAWSKSVRQKKPQAAQLPSGAKPGLALGEIDAKSVIPDDSTLKLTELYKEKRAKATTEESESEVETTTVKKE; this is encoded by the exons ATGTTGAAATGTCAGTTTCATGGAGAAAATCGCATTTTGTACCTCACCGACGAAAGAGAAG TGGCTCACTCTTTGATAGTCCCGGATGAAATTCCAACCATCCTGTCAGTAATCTACTCCAACATTCCCGTACTGAAGAAAG GAACCGACTCCAGAATCGGATGGGGCTTCCGACTGGGCGACAGAGCCGACTTCCAAGTTATGGTGGAGCTCGGTCCACAGAAGTACACCCAGCCTTTGGGCAACCAAGGTGGCGGCGGCGACAATAACAGGAAGCGCAACACCGCCGACACCTTTTCTGACACTTTGTACGCGCAAAGGCAGAAAGACAAGCAGATTTCTGATACAGACGGCGGCAGATGGTTGGAAGCCTGGAGCAAAAGCGTACGCCAAAAGAAGCCCCAAGCGGCGCAGCTGCCCTCGGGGGCCAAGCCGGGTCTGGCCCTTGGCGAAATTGACGCCAAATCGGTGATCCCGGACGATTCTACCCTGAAATTGACCGAattgtacaaagaaaaacgAGCCAAGGCGACGACGGAAGAAAGTGAAAGTGAAGTCGAGACCACGACAGTGAAGAAAGAGTGA
- the snsl gene encoding uncharacterized protein snsl isoform X4 has translation MAHSLIVPDEIPTILSVIYSNIPVLKKGTDSRIGWGFRLGDRADFQVMVELGPQKYTQPLGNQGGGGDNNRKRNTADTFSDTLYAQRQKDKQISDTDGGRWLEAWSKSVRQKKPQAAQLPSGAKPGLALGEIDAKSVIPDDSTLKLTELYKEKRAKATTEESESEVETTTVKKE, from the exons A TGGCTCACTCTTTGATAGTCCCGGATGAAATTCCAACCATCCTGTCAGTAATCTACTCCAACATTCCCGTACTGAAGAAAG GAACCGACTCCAGAATCGGATGGGGCTTCCGACTGGGCGACAGAGCCGACTTCCAAGTTATGGTGGAGCTCGGTCCACAGAAGTACACCCAGCCTTTGGGCAACCAAGGTGGCGGCGGCGACAATAACAGGAAGCGCAACACCGCCGACACCTTTTCTGACACTTTGTACGCGCAAAGGCAGAAAGACAAGCAGATTTCTGATACAGACGGCGGCAGATGGTTGGAAGCCTGGAGCAAAAGCGTACGCCAAAAGAAGCCCCAAGCGGCGCAGCTGCCCTCGGGGGCCAAGCCGGGTCTGGCCCTTGGCGAAATTGACGCCAAATCGGTGATCCCGGACGATTCTACCCTGAAATTGACCGAattgtacaaagaaaaacgAGCCAAGGCGACGACGGAAGAAAGTGAAAGTGAAGTCGAGACCACGACAGTGAAGAAAGAGTGA
- the snsl gene encoding uncharacterized protein snsl isoform X3: MRFCLVFFTFISHMFVAHSLIVPDEIPTILSVIYSNIPVLKKGTDSRIGWGFRLGDRADFQVMVELGPQKYTQPLGNQGGGGDNNRKRNTADTFSDTLYAQRQKDKQISDTDGGRWLEAWSKSVRQKKPQAAQLPSGAKPGLALGEIDAKSVIPDDSTLKLTELYKEKRAKATTEESESEVETTTVKKE, from the exons ATGAGATTCTGCTTAgtctttttcacttttatttcCCATATGTTTG TGGCTCACTCTTTGATAGTCCCGGATGAAATTCCAACCATCCTGTCAGTAATCTACTCCAACATTCCCGTACTGAAGAAAG GAACCGACTCCAGAATCGGATGGGGCTTCCGACTGGGCGACAGAGCCGACTTCCAAGTTATGGTGGAGCTCGGTCCACAGAAGTACACCCAGCCTTTGGGCAACCAAGGTGGCGGCGGCGACAATAACAGGAAGCGCAACACCGCCGACACCTTTTCTGACACTTTGTACGCGCAAAGGCAGAAAGACAAGCAGATTTCTGATACAGACGGCGGCAGATGGTTGGAAGCCTGGAGCAAAAGCGTACGCCAAAAGAAGCCCCAAGCGGCGCAGCTGCCCTCGGGGGCCAAGCCGGGTCTGGCCCTTGGCGAAATTGACGCCAAATCGGTGATCCCGGACGATTCTACCCTGAAATTGACCGAattgtacaaagaaaaacgAGCCAAGGCGACGACGGAAGAAAGTGAAAGTGAAGTCGAGACCACGACAGTGAAGAAAGAGTGA